In Populus alba chromosome 1, ASM523922v2, whole genome shotgun sequence, a single window of DNA contains:
- the LOC118028048 gene encoding uncharacterized protein: protein MASDLSPEYAYTIVYAKDVAKSVAFYAKAFGYHVRRVDESNRWGELDSGPTTIAFTPIHQRETDDRSGAVQTPHSDRERPPMEVCFSYTDVDAAYKRAVENGAIPVSKPEDKEWGQRVGYVRDIDGIVVRLGSHVVKPTKQD, encoded by the exons ATGGCATCAGATCTGAGCCCAGAATATGCCTATACGATAGTCTACGCGAAGGACGTCGCCAAGTCCGTTGCTTTCTATGCTAAAGCATTTGGCTATCATGTTCGTCGCGTCGACGAGTCTAACAG ATGGGGAGAGCTGGACAGCGGGCCGACCACGATAGCCTTCACTCCGATTCACCAACGGGAGACTGATGACCGAAGCGGTGCAGTGCAGACTCCCCATTCTGACCGGGAGAGACCACCCATGGaggtttgtttttcttatacGGATGTCGATGCTGCCTACAAG AGGGCAGTGGAAAACGGTGCTATCCCGGTGAGCAAACCAGAGGACAAAGAATGGGGACAGAGGGTCGGGTACGTGCGTGATATTGATGGAATAGTAGTGAGACTGGGGAGCCATGTTGTGAAGCCTACAAAGCAAGACTGA
- the LOC118028049 gene encoding osmotin-like protein encodes MATATQLIACALLISCTLFHVARPELIITLVNNCPFTIYPAIQPNAGHPVLEKGGFPLQTLTHRSFRAPDQLWSGRIWGRTGCAHSNGKFHCVTGDCNNRIECNGLGGATPATLAQITIHHGHKDFSSYGVSLVDGFNLPMTVTPHEGKGVCPVVGCRANLLATCPEKLQFRSLGRHGHVVGCKSGCEALGTDELCCRNHYNSPQTCRASTFSEFFKHACPATFTYAHDSPSLMHECSSPRELKVIFCH; translated from the coding sequence ATGGCTACCGCCACGCAACTCATCGCTTGTGCTCTCCTTATCTCGTGCACCCTTTTCCATGTTGCTCGCCCAGAGCTCATCATAACCCTAGTCAATAACTGCCCCTTTACTATCTACCCAGCAATCCAGCCCAACGCTGGCCACCCCGTCCTCGAGAAGGGAGGCTTCCCTCTCCAAACTCTCACCCACCGCTCCTTCCGTGCACCAGACCAGCTCTGGTCAGGCCGGATCTGGGGCCGCACTGGCTGTGCCCACTCCAACGGAAAGTTCCATTGCGTTACAGGTGATTGCAACAACAGAATCGAATGCAACGGACTCGGTGGAGCCACCCCTGCCACGCTGGCCCAGATCACTATCCACCACGGCCACAAGGACTTCTCCTCTTATGGAGTGTCCCTTGTTGACGGCTTTAACCTCCCCATGACAGTGACCCCGCACGAAGGGAAAGGGGTGTGCCCTGTGGTGGGTTGCAGAGCCAATCTGCTAGCCACGTGCCCAGAGAAGCTCCAGTTCAGGTCACTGGGCCGTCACGGTCATGTTGTGGGGTGCAAGAGCGGGTGTGAGGCACTTGGAACGGATGAGCTGTGTTGCAGGAACCATTACAATAGTCCACAGACGTGTAGGGCTTCGACTTTCTCTGAGTTCTTTAAGCATGCTTGTCCTGCCACCTTTACCTATGCTCATGATAGTCCATCGCTCATGCATGAATGTTCTTCGCCACGTGAACTCAAAGTTATCTTCTGTCACTAG